The following are encoded in a window of Staphylococcus piscifermentans genomic DNA:
- a CDS encoding Rqc2 family fibronectin-binding protein, which translates to MAYDGLFTRKMVEELQFLKGGRIHKINQPDNDTIIMVVRQNRKNHQLLLSIHSNFSRMHITQKKYNNPFDPPMFTRVFRKHLDGGIIQDIRQIGNDRHIEIDIQSTDELGDKIYRTVILEIMGKHSNLILVDNERKIIEGFKHLTPNTNHYRTVMPGFKYEAPPTQNKMNPYEVSGQEVLKYIDFNQGNVARQLLQNFEGFSPLITKEITERRQFMTSETLPAAYDEVMAETKLEPVPIFHKNHETGKEDFYFMRLKQFDDDSVVYDSLDELLDRFYDARGERERVKQRANDLVKFVQQQLQKSRNKLTKLHAEYEGTQSKETEQLYGELITANIYRIQQGDESLTTQNYYTGEEVTIPLDPTKSPSVNAQYYYKQYNRLKTREHELERQIQLTEENIAYFESIEQQLTHITVEDIDEIREELAEQGFMKQRQNRKKKKQPQIQLQTYLSSDGDLIYVGKNNKQNDYLTNKKARKGYLWFHTKDIPGSHVVIFADEPSETTVEEAAMLSAYFSKAGSSAQVPVDYTEIRNVHKPSGAKPGFVTYDNQKTLYATPDYDKIQEMKNNAQKA; encoded by the coding sequence ATGGCTTATGATGGCCTTTTTACTAGAAAGATGGTTGAAGAACTTCAGTTCCTAAAAGGTGGACGCATTCATAAAATCAATCAGCCTGATAATGATACCATTATTATGGTTGTGCGTCAGAACCGAAAGAATCATCAATTATTACTTTCCATCCATTCCAATTTTTCACGCATGCACATTACTCAGAAGAAATATAATAATCCCTTTGATCCACCGATGTTCACGCGTGTTTTCCGTAAACACTTAGATGGAGGTATTATTCAAGATATTCGCCAAATCGGCAACGACAGACATATTGAAATCGATATTCAAAGTACGGATGAACTCGGCGATAAAATTTATCGTACTGTTATCTTAGAAATCATGGGTAAACATAGTAATTTAATCTTAGTGGATAACGAACGCAAGATTATAGAAGGATTCAAGCATCTGACTCCGAATACGAATCATTATCGTACCGTGATGCCTGGTTTCAAATATGAGGCGCCGCCTACTCAAAATAAAATGAATCCTTACGAAGTATCAGGCCAAGAAGTGCTCAAATATATTGATTTCAATCAAGGAAATGTGGCGCGACAATTATTGCAGAACTTTGAAGGATTCAGTCCGCTGATTACTAAAGAAATCACCGAGCGCCGTCAGTTTATGACTTCTGAAACATTGCCTGCTGCTTACGATGAAGTCATGGCAGAAACTAAATTAGAGCCTGTACCGATTTTTCATAAAAATCACGAAACCGGAAAAGAAGACTTCTATTTCATGCGCTTAAAGCAGTTTGACGATGATAGCGTCGTGTATGACTCACTTGATGAGTTGCTGGATCGTTTCTATGATGCGCGCGGCGAACGTGAACGTGTTAAACAGCGTGCTAATGATTTAGTTAAATTTGTGCAGCAGCAATTACAGAAAAGTCGTAATAAATTGACGAAATTGCATGCAGAATATGAAGGTACACAATCTAAAGAAACAGAACAGCTATACGGCGAGCTTATTACAGCGAATATTTATCGTATTCAACAAGGTGACGAATCACTGACTACACAAAATTATTATACAGGCGAAGAAGTGACGATTCCTTTAGATCCGACGAAATCCCCTTCTGTGAATGCGCAGTATTATTACAAACAATATAACCGTTTGAAGACACGTGAACATGAATTGGAACGACAGATTCAATTGACCGAAGAAAATATTGCTTATTTTGAATCTATAGAACAACAGCTAACGCATATCACTGTTGAAGATATTGATGAAATTCGCGAAGAATTGGCAGAACAAGGATTCATGAAACAACGTCAGAACCGTAAGAAAAAGAAACAACCGCAAATTCAATTGCAGACGTATTTATCTTCAGATGGCGATTTAATTTATGTAGGTAAGAATAATAAGCAGAATGATTATCTGACGAATAAGAAAGCACGAAAAGGATATTTGTGGTTCCATACGAAAGATATCCCAGGGTCACATGTGGTGATCTTTGCAGATGAACCGAGCGAAACGACAGTGGAAGAAGCAGCTATGTTATCCGCTTACTTCTCCAAAGCAGGAAGTTCTGCCCAAGTCCCTGTAGATTATACTGAAATCCGTAACGTGCATAAACCTTCAGGTGCGAAACCTGGTTTTGTAACTTATGATAATCAAAAAACATTGTACGCAACACCGGATTACGATAAAATTCAAGAGATGAAAAATAATGCTCAAAAAGCATAG
- a CDS encoding polysaccharide biosynthesis C-terminal domain-containing protein: MKNILVTGVNGFIGKNLITDLEQYSDYKVLPVSQATPIILRQQYLMEADFIVYLADDEQTPLDKAFIKKNTQFLQEFLENLKRNTKLPPILFISSAFEEKDSLLVQSKRAAEQALNQFSEENGNVILIYRLYQIFGKWAQPGSENIVATFCDAVIHDAEITLHDSEVPLQLNYIEDVIQEIKRAVEGNPTVTENALTVPNTFQITLGNLVKRIETFKNLRKNAELPNLGEPFAKALYSTYISYLPAEQLRYELLSKDNFTGTTADFLKSTEKGQISISVAKPGVLKGNHWHHSKVEKYLVVSGTGVIRLKNIFSHHTMEYFVSGEQFEAVDIPAGYAHQIENLGATDLVTLIWSSGAYNLEQPDSFYMEL, encoded by the coding sequence ATGAAAAATATTTTAGTAACAGGCGTAAATGGATTTATTGGCAAGAATTTAATAACAGATTTAGAACAATATAGTGACTATAAAGTGCTTCCTGTATCACAAGCCACGCCTATAATATTGCGACAACAATATTTGATGGAGGCAGATTTCATAGTTTATTTAGCTGATGATGAACAAACGCCGCTAGATAAAGCATTTATAAAGAAGAATACCCAATTCTTACAGGAATTTTTAGAGAATTTAAAGCGTAATACAAAGTTACCACCCATTTTATTTATATCATCTGCCTTCGAAGAAAAAGATTCGTTGCTGGTGCAAAGTAAACGTGCAGCTGAACAGGCTTTAAATCAATTTTCAGAGGAAAACGGAAATGTCATTTTAATTTATCGCTTATACCAAATATTTGGTAAATGGGCACAACCGGGCAGCGAAAATATTGTAGCGACTTTCTGTGATGCAGTTATACATGATGCTGAAATTACGCTTCACGATTCAGAGGTTCCGCTTCAACTCAACTACATTGAAGATGTCATCCAAGAAATCAAGCGTGCAGTTGAAGGAAATCCCACAGTTACCGAAAATGCTTTAACGGTCCCCAATACTTTCCAGATTACGTTAGGAAATTTAGTGAAGCGTATTGAAACCTTCAAGAATTTGCGCAAAAACGCTGAATTACCTAATTTAGGAGAGCCGTTTGCAAAAGCACTGTACAGTACGTATATCAGTTACTTACCTGCAGAACAGTTGCGCTATGAGCTTCTCTCGAAAGACAATTTCACCGGTACAACAGCAGATTTTCTAAAATCAACAGAAAAAGGGCAAATTTCTATATCGGTTGCTAAACCAGGTGTCCTTAAGGGCAATCATTGGCATCATTCAAAAGTTGAGAAATACTTAGTCGTATCAGGTACTGGAGTCATCCGTCTTAAAAATATATTCAGTCATCATACTATGGAATACTTTGTATCTGGCGAACAATTTGAAGCTGTCGATATTCCTGCAGGCTATGCGCATCAAATTGAAAATCTAGGTGCAACAGACTTAGTAACACTTATTTGGAGCAGTGGCGCTTACAATCTTGAACAGCCTGATTCCTTTTACATGGAATTATAA
- a CDS encoding tyrosine-protein phosphatase, whose protein sequence is MIDIHSHILINIDDGAQSSTEAIELIQQAEEEGITGIIATPHFTSHFPNTFDKVELKIKELCNLREVEHSNIKLYPGQEVRISEDLISHLENGDIKGLNHSRYILVEFPPNEIPQYTKQVFKDLKSKGYIPIIAHPERNQAIIQDMHLLFELVSEGALSQITSSSLGGYFGRTLQKSAIEMIQCNLAHFIASDAHHIGYRPFIMASLFEEKHLVKLHEVMREIIQNAELIIDNKIIKRKPPQLPTKQRSIRRFSF, encoded by the coding sequence GTGATTGACATACATAGTCATATTCTTATTAATATTGATGACGGTGCACAAAGCAGCACAGAGGCAATTGAACTGATTCAACAAGCGGAGGAAGAAGGTATAACAGGTATTATTGCTACACCTCACTTTACGTCTCACTTTCCAAACACTTTTGATAAAGTAGAGTTGAAAATAAAAGAATTATGTAACCTAAGAGAAGTTGAACATTCAAATATCAAATTATACCCGGGACAAGAAGTAAGAATCAGCGAGGATTTAATCAGTCATTTAGAAAACGGTGATATCAAAGGTTTGAATCATTCACGCTATATATTAGTAGAGTTTCCGCCAAATGAGATACCGCAGTACACTAAGCAAGTGTTTAAAGACTTGAAAAGTAAGGGGTATATTCCGATTATTGCCCATCCAGAGCGCAATCAAGCGATTATTCAAGATATGCATTTGTTATTCGAATTAGTAAGCGAGGGTGCATTGAGCCAGATTACTTCTAGTTCATTAGGCGGGTATTTCGGCAGAACTTTGCAGAAATCTGCGATAGAAATGATCCAATGCAACCTTGCACATTTTATTGCCTCAGATGCGCATCATATCGGTTACAGACCATTCATTATGGCTTCTTTATTTGAAGAAAAGCACTTAGTAAAACTGCATGAGGTAATGCGAGAAATAATCCAAAATGCTGAGTTAATTATCGATAACAAAATAATTAAACGTAAACCACCGCAACTTCCAACCAAGCAGCGAAGTATCAGAAGATTTTCATTTTAA
- a CDS encoding VOC family protein — protein sequence MHIPKVTTFLMFDNQAEEAIELYTSLFEDSEVISMVKYDEFGSGEAGAVQHSIFRLKDQILMAIDNTNGTEIPMNPSISLFVTVDNAMEMERLYSGLKKGGAILMAKTELGPYREFAWIQDRFGVNFQLALMD from the coding sequence GTGCACATTCCAAAAGTTACGACTTTTTTAATGTTCGACAATCAAGCGGAAGAAGCAATTGAATTATACACATCGCTCTTTGAAGACAGCGAAGTAATATCTATGGTGAAATACGATGAGTTCGGCAGTGGTGAAGCGGGCGCTGTGCAACATTCGATTTTCCGATTAAAAGACCAGATTTTAATGGCAATAGATAACACTAACGGAACAGAAATTCCGATGAATCCATCTATTTCGTTATTTGTGACAGTAGATAATGCGATGGAAATGGAACGTTTATACAGCGGTTTGAAGAAAGGCGGCGCAATATTAATGGCTAAGACTGAATTAGGGCCTTATCGCGAATTTGCCTGGATACAAGATCGTTTCGGGGTTAATTTCCAACTTGCTTTAATGGATTAA
- the pyrE gene encoding orotate phosphoribosyltransferase, giving the protein MSKKIAQSLLDIGAVALSPNDLFTWSSGIKSPIYCDNRVTLGYPAVRNDIRDGLIELIQEHFPEAEIVSGTATAGIPHAAFISEKLDMPMSYVRSKSKSHGKQNQIEGAPSKGKKIVVVEDLTSTGGSSLVAAEALREAGAEVLGVVAIFTYGLAKADTMFKEADLPLYTLSNYNELIDVAEDEGKISTEDIKSLVEWRDNLA; this is encoded by the coding sequence ATGTCAAAGAAAATTGCTCAATCATTATTAGATATCGGTGCAGTAGCACTTTCACCCAATGATTTATTTACATGGAGTTCAGGTATCAAATCACCGATTTATTGTGATAACCGTGTAACTTTAGGTTATCCAGCAGTACGTAATGACATTCGTGATGGTTTAATTGAATTGATTCAAGAACATTTTCCGGAAGCTGAGATCGTATCTGGAACTGCGACAGCGGGCATTCCACATGCAGCTTTCATTTCTGAAAAATTAGATATGCCGATGAGCTATGTTCGTTCTAAAAGTAAAAGCCATGGTAAACAAAATCAAATTGAAGGTGCACCAAGTAAAGGCAAAAAAATTGTGGTTGTAGAAGATTTAACCTCTACAGGTGGCTCTTCATTAGTTGCTGCTGAAGCATTAAGAGAAGCAGGCGCTGAAGTATTAGGAGTGGTAGCCATCTTCACATATGGATTAGCTAAAGCTGATACAATGTTCAAAGAAGCAGATCTTCCTCTATATACTTTGAGTAATTATAATGAATTAATTGACGTAGCAGAAGATGAAGGCAAAATTTCTACTGAAGATATTAAGTCTTTAGTTGAATGGCGCGATAATTTAGCATAA
- the pyrF gene encoding orotidine-5'-phosphate decarboxylase — MTNTNLPLPIIALDFATAEEVENFLDLFDEPLYIKIGMELYYQTGPELINRIKDRGHHLFLDLKLHDIPNTVKQAMAGLGRLNVDLVNVHAAGGTEMMRQAVEGLRSVNKDTKIIAVTQLTSTTEEMLNKEQNIQTTIEEAVLNYAKLTKQAGLDGVVCSPLEAKLLTDELGPEFLKVTPGIRPADYGQDDQKRITTPDEARKLGSTHIVVGRPITQSENPVESYHQIKESWLG; from the coding sequence ATGACAAACACAAACTTACCTTTACCGATTATTGCGCTTGATTTCGCAACAGCAGAAGAAGTAGAAAATTTCTTAGATTTATTTGATGAACCTTTATACATCAAAATTGGTATGGAACTTTATTATCAAACTGGTCCAGAATTAATCAACCGTATTAAAGACCGTGGCCATCATCTTTTCCTAGATTTGAAATTGCATGATATCCCGAATACGGTTAAACAAGCGATGGCAGGACTCGGCCGTCTGAATGTTGATTTAGTGAATGTACATGCAGCAGGCGGAACTGAAATGATGCGTCAAGCAGTAGAAGGATTACGCAGCGTTAACAAAGATACAAAGATTATTGCTGTGACACAGTTGACTTCTACAACTGAAGAAATGTTGAATAAAGAACAAAATATCCAAACGACTATTGAAGAAGCGGTATTGAATTACGCTAAACTCACTAAGCAAGCAGGATTAGATGGTGTTGTATGTTCTCCGTTAGAAGCGAAATTGCTCACAGATGAACTTGGACCGGAATTCTTGAAAGTAACACCAGGTATCCGTCCAGCAGATTATGGTCAAGATGACCAAAAACGTATTACTACGCCAGATGAAGCACGCAAGTTAGGCTCTACACACATTGTAGTAGGACGTCCGATTACTCAAAGCGAGAATCCAGTAGAAAGTTATCATCAAATTAAAGAAAGTTGGTTAGGTTAA
- a CDS encoding dihydroorotate dehydrogenase, producing the protein MSRLNVEIPGLDLKNPVMPASGCFAFGAEFSQFYDLSELGAIMIKAATKEARYGNETPRVAETDSGMINAIGLQNPGVHHIIEHELKKLEQFDVPIIANVAGSIEEDYVYVAEHISKAPNVKALELNISCPNVKEGGMQFGVDPQVAAELTRKVKAVSEVPVYVKLSPNVTNIVEMAEAIAEYADGLTMINTLVGLRIDGKSGRPIIANTVGGLSGPAIKPVALRMVYEVRKAVDIPIIAMGGVQNAQDVIDYISVGANAVAVGTANFQNPMVCKEIIDELPALLDKLGVNHINELYGRTHEVTK; encoded by the coding sequence ATGAGCCGATTAAATGTTGAAATTCCTGGATTAGATTTGAAAAATCCTGTTATGCCTGCAAGCGGTTGTTTTGCTTTCGGTGCAGAGTTCAGTCAATTTTATGATTTGAGCGAACTAGGCGCAATTATGATTAAAGCAGCAACGAAAGAAGCGCGTTATGGCAATGAAACACCACGCGTAGCTGAAACAGATAGCGGTATGATTAATGCTATCGGGTTGCAAAATCCAGGTGTGCATCACATTATTGAACACGAATTGAAGAAGCTTGAACAATTTGATGTTCCGATTATCGCCAACGTAGCAGGTTCGATTGAAGAAGATTATGTTTATGTAGCGGAACATATTTCTAAAGCACCGAATGTGAAAGCATTGGAATTGAATATTTCTTGCCCGAATGTTAAAGAAGGCGGAATGCAATTCGGTGTTGATCCACAAGTGGCTGCTGAATTAACACGTAAAGTAAAAGCAGTGTCCGAAGTGCCAGTTTACGTGAAGTTATCACCTAATGTCACAAATATTGTTGAAATGGCAGAAGCGATTGCAGAATATGCAGATGGTCTTACTATGATCAACACTCTAGTCGGTTTACGCATCGATGGTAAATCAGGCAGACCGATTATCGCGAATACCGTAGGCGGTTTAAGTGGACCAGCGATTAAACCTGTAGCATTGCGTATGGTTTATGAAGTGCGCAAAGCAGTAGATATTCCAATTATCGCAATGGGCGGCGTACAAAACGCACAAGATGTCATTGACTATATTTCAGTAGGTGCGAATGCAGTCGCAGTCGGCACAGCGAATTTCCAAAATCCAATGGTTTGCAAAGAAATCATTGATGAATTACCAGCTTTATTAGACAAACTTGGTGTCAACCATATTAATGAATTGTACGGAAGAACTCATGAGGTGACGAAATAA
- a CDS encoding dihydroorotate dehydrogenase electron transfer subunit yields the protein MEENIIVSNQEIADRIFEIKVKGPVTRKMKQPGQFVHIKVGEGSLHMLRRPISICHIEPELDTFTMLYRAEGAGTQRLSEMKAGDTIDIIAPLGNGFPIEKAERKALLVGGGIGVPPLYELSKQLNRLGIETVHVLGFRSKKDVFYAEQFEQLGETHIVTEDGSMGAKGFVTNVISDLPVDYDIYYTCGPKPMLKAIKEHEKLADVEGFLSLEERMGCGIGACYACVCHTPESDTSYVKVCTDGPVFEKGAVIL from the coding sequence GTGGAAGAAAATATTATCGTATCCAATCAGGAAATTGCGGACCGCATTTTCGAAATAAAAGTAAAAGGGCCGGTAACACGGAAAATGAAACAACCTGGTCAATTTGTGCATATTAAAGTGGGAGAAGGTTCACTGCACATGCTGCGCCGACCAATTTCTATTTGCCATATCGAACCAGAACTCGATACCTTTACGATGTTATACCGTGCAGAAGGCGCTGGCACACAACGTCTATCTGAAATGAAAGCGGGCGATACGATTGATATCATTGCACCTTTAGGAAACGGCTTCCCAATTGAAAAAGCAGAACGTAAAGCTTTATTAGTCGGCGGCGGTATTGGTGTTCCTCCATTATATGAATTATCCAAACAATTAAATCGACTTGGTATTGAAACTGTACACGTGCTCGGATTCAGAAGTAAAAAAGATGTGTTCTATGCGGAGCAATTTGAACAATTAGGAGAAACACATATTGTGACGGAAGATGGCTCAATGGGTGCCAAAGGATTTGTGACGAATGTGATTTCGGATCTGCCTGTAGATTATGATATTTATTATACTTGTGGGCCTAAACCGATGTTAAAAGCGATTAAAGAACATGAGAAACTTGCGGATGTAGAAGGTTTCTTATCACTTGAAGAACGTATGGGCTGCGGTATTGGAGCTTGTTATGCTTGTGTCTGCCATACTCCTGAATCTGACACAAGTTACGTGAAAGTCTGTACGGATGGACCGGTATTTGAGAAAGGAGCAGTCATCTTATGA
- the carB gene encoding carbamoyl-phosphate synthase large subunit, with product MPKNNEIKTILVIGSGPIIIGQAAEFDYAGTQACLALKEEGYKVILVNSNPATIMTDKEIADKVYIEPLTHDFIARIIRKEQPDALLPTLGGQTGLNMAIQLHDSGVLEANNVQLLGTKLSSIQQAEDRELFRSLMNELDVPVPESDIVNTVEQAFAFKEQVGYPLIVRPAFTMGGTGGGICHNDEELKEVVTNGLHYSPATQCLIEKSIAGFKEIEYEVMRDKNDNAIVVCNMENIDPVGIHTGDSIVVAPSQTLTDVEYQMLRDVSLKVIRALGIEGGCNVQLALDPHSMNYYIIEVNPRVSRSSALASKATGYPIAKLAAKIAVGLTLDEMLNPVTGTSYAAFEPALDYVISKIPRFPFDKFEKGERVLGTQMKATGEVMAIGRTYEESLLKAIRSLEYGVHHLGLPNGESYELDYIKERILQQDDERLFFIGEAIRRGTTLEEIHEMTQIDYFFLNKFQHIIDIEHELKEHKGDIEYLKYAKDYGFSDKVIAHRFDMTEDEVTELRKANDIHPVYKMVDTCAAEFESSTPYYYGTYERDNESIVTEKEKVIVLGSGPIRIGQGVEFDYATVHAVWAIQNAGYEAIIVNNNPETVSTDFSISDKLYFEPLTVEDVMNIIDLEQPKGVVVQFGGQTAINLADKLAEKGVRILGTSLENLNRAEDRKEFEALLNKIHVPQPKGKTATSPAEALENAREIGYPVVVRPSYVLGGRAMEIVYNDAELENYMREAVKASPEHPVLVDRYLTGKEIEVDAISDGETVIIPGIMEHIERAGVHSGDSIAVYPPQTLTPDEISTLEDYTTKLAKGLDIIGLINIQFVLAHDGMYVLEVNPRSSRTVPFLSKITHIPMAQLAMRAILGEKLSDLGYQPGLQPYTKGVFVKAPVFSFNKLKNVDITLGPEMKSTGEVMGKDLTLEKALFKGLTASGVEVKDHGTVLITVSDKDKDEMVKVAKRLNEVGYKILATAGTAQKLSEHHIPVETVGKIGGEDDLLTRIQNGEVQIVINTMTKGKTIERDGFQIRRASVENGVPCLTSLDTANALTNVIESMTFTMKQM from the coding sequence ATGCCTAAGAATAATGAAATTAAAACGATTTTAGTAATTGGCTCAGGACCGATTATTATCGGCCAAGCAGCCGAATTTGATTATGCTGGAACACAAGCCTGTCTTGCTTTGAAAGAAGAAGGTTACAAAGTGATTCTGGTCAACTCTAATCCAGCTACAATTATGACGGACAAAGAGATTGCCGATAAGGTTTATATTGAACCATTAACACATGACTTTATTGCCCGTATTATTCGAAAAGAACAACCTGATGCATTGCTGCCGACTTTAGGCGGTCAAACAGGTTTGAATATGGCAATCCAATTGCATGACAGTGGCGTACTAGAAGCCAATAATGTGCAATTATTAGGAACGAAGTTAAGTTCCATCCAACAAGCTGAAGACCGTGAACTATTCCGCAGCTTGATGAATGAATTAGATGTTCCGGTACCAGAAAGTGATATTGTCAACACTGTCGAGCAAGCTTTTGCTTTTAAAGAACAAGTGGGTTATCCATTAATCGTAAGACCTGCTTTCACAATGGGCGGTACTGGCGGCGGTATCTGTCATAATGATGAAGAATTGAAAGAAGTCGTCACAAATGGCTTGCATTATAGTCCGGCTACACAATGTTTAATTGAAAAATCGATTGCAGGGTTTAAAGAAATTGAATACGAAGTGATGCGCGATAAGAATGATAATGCCATCGTAGTATGTAATATGGAAAATATCGACCCAGTCGGTATCCATACAGGCGACTCCATTGTAGTAGCACCAAGTCAAACGTTGACAGATGTGGAATACCAAATGTTGCGCGATGTTTCATTGAAAGTGATTCGTGCCTTAGGTATCGAAGGGGGCTGTAACGTACAACTTGCATTAGATCCTCATTCTATGAATTACTACATCATTGAAGTAAACCCACGTGTTTCACGTTCATCAGCGTTAGCTTCTAAAGCAACAGGTTATCCAATTGCGAAGCTCGCAGCGAAAATTGCTGTCGGTTTAACTTTAGATGAAATGTTGAATCCAGTTACAGGGACTTCATATGCCGCATTTGAACCAGCTTTAGATTATGTGATTTCTAAAATTCCACGTTTCCCATTCGATAAGTTTGAAAAAGGAGAGCGTGTACTCGGTACTCAAATGAAAGCCACTGGCGAAGTGATGGCTATCGGCAGAACTTACGAAGAATCATTATTAAAAGCAATTCGTTCATTAGAATATGGCGTGCATCATTTAGGTTTACCAAACGGTGAAAGTTACGAATTAGACTACATAAAAGAACGTATCTTACAACAAGATGACGAACGTCTCTTCTTTATCGGAGAAGCGATTCGTCGTGGTACTACATTAGAAGAAATACATGAAATGACGCAAATCGATTATTTCTTCTTAAATAAATTTCAACATATTATTGATATCGAACACGAATTAAAAGAACATAAAGGCGACATCGAATATCTAAAGTATGCTAAAGATTACGGTTTCAGCGATAAAGTAATTGCACATCGATTCGATATGACAGAAGATGAAGTGACGGAATTGCGTAAAGCCAACGACATCCATCCAGTGTACAAAATGGTCGATACTTGTGCAGCAGAATTTGAATCTTCAACACCTTATTATTACGGTACTTATGAAAGAGATAATGAGTCAATAGTAACAGAGAAAGAGAAAGTCATTGTATTAGGATCAGGTCCAATCCGTATCGGTCAAGGGGTTGAATTCGATTACGCAACTGTACATGCAGTATGGGCGATTCAAAATGCAGGATACGAAGCAATTATCGTCAATAACAACCCAGAAACAGTATCCACTGATTTCTCCATCTCTGATAAATTATACTTCGAACCTTTAACAGTTGAAGATGTAATGAATATTATTGATTTAGAACAGCCTAAAGGTGTAGTAGTGCAATTTGGCGGACAAACTGCAATCAACCTGGCGGACAAGTTAGCTGAGAAGGGTGTTCGCATTTTAGGAACTTCTTTAGAAAACTTGAATCGTGCAGAAGATAGAAAAGAATTTGAAGCGTTACTCAACAAAATCCATGTGCCGCAACCTAAAGGTAAAACAGCAACTTCTCCAGCAGAAGCATTAGAAAATGCACGCGAAATAGGCTATCCAGTGGTCGTACGTCCTTCATATGTGCTTGGCGGACGTGCAATGGAAATTGTATACAACGATGCGGAACTTGAGAATTATATGAGAGAAGCGGTGAAAGCAAGTCCAGAACACCCGGTATTAGTCGACCGTTACTTAACAGGTAAAGAAATTGAAGTCGACGCTATCAGTGATGGTGAAACGGTGATTATTCCAGGTATTATGGAACATATTGAGCGAGCTGGCGTACACTCAGGTGACTCCATTGCCGTATACCCTCCGCAAACACTCACACCAGATGAAATCAGCACCTTAGAAGATTACACAACGAAATTAGCAAAAGGTTTAGACATCATCGGCTTAATCAATATTCAGTTCGTACTTGCACATGATGGGATGTATGTATTAGAAGTGAATCCTCGTTCAAGCCGTACGGTACCATTCCTAAGTAAAATCACTCATATCCCGATGGCTCAGTTGGCAATGCGTGCTATCTTAGGTGAAAAGTTAAGTGATTTAGGATATCAACCTGGACTTCAACCTTATACAAAAGGTGTCTTTGTGAAAGCACCAGTATTCAGTTTCAATAAATTAAAAAATGTAGACATTACTTTAGGGCCTGAAATGAAATCTACAGGTGAAGTAATGGGTAAAGATTTAACGTTAGAAAAGGCGTTATTCAAAGGGTTGACTGCAAGTGGCGTAGAAGTTAAAGATCACGGAACAGTCTTAATAACAGTAAGCGATAAAGATAAAGACGAAATGGTTAAAGTGGCGAAACGTTTGAACGAAGTCGGCTATAAAATTTTAGCGACAGCAGGCACAGCTCAGAAACTTTCTGAACATCACATTCCGGTTGAAACAGTCGGTAAAATCGGTGGGGAAGACGACTTGTTGACACGTATTCAAAACGGCGAAGTACAGATTGTCATTAATACTATGACAAAAGGGAAAACAATTGAAAGAGATGGATTCCAAATCCGTCGTGCTTCAGTTGAAAACGGTGTCCCTTGCTTAACTTCATTAGATACAGCAAATGCACTTACAAATGTCATTGAAAGTATGACTTTTACAATGAAACAAATGTAA